A window from Ktedonobacterales bacterium encodes these proteins:
- a CDS encoding RNA-binding protein has product MGNNLFVGNLPYDVDDAQLSEIFSQAGTVTSAHVVTDKFSGQSRGYGFVEMSSDAEAAQAVTMLNGQDLRGRPMTVNEARPREERGGYRGGGGGRSGGGYGGYGDRRGGGGYGGGRGGDRRGGNGGRGRY; this is encoded by the coding sequence ATGGGCAACAATCTTTTTGTTGGTAATCTCCCCTATGATGTTGACGATGCCCAGCTCTCGGAGATTTTTTCGCAGGCTGGCACGGTCACGTCCGCGCATGTGGTGACAGATAAGTTCTCTGGTCAAAGCCGGGGCTATGGCTTTGTTGAGATGAGCAGCGACGCCGAGGCCGCCCAGGCCGTGACCATGCTCAATGGGCAGGATTTGCGGGGTCGTCCCATGACCGTCAACGAGGCGCGCCCGCGCGAGGAGCGCGGCGGCTATCGCGGCGGTGGTGGCGGACGCAGCGGTGGCGGCTATGGCGGCTATGGGGACCGGCGCGGCGGTGGCGGCTACGGCGGTGGTCGTGGCGGAGACCGGCGCGGCGGCAATGGCGGCAGGGGCCGCTACTAG
- a CDS encoding IS607 family transposase produces MPMKLSDYAKQVGVTYKTAWKWWQAGQLDAYQLPTGTVIVREPRPAPSGVALYARVSSADQKADATRQMERLRGYAAARGYQVTVEVTEIASGLNDDRPKLKKLLTSPKISVLVVDHRDRLTRFGYGYITTLLEQQGRRVEAISPSDTGDDLVDDFVAVITSMAARIYGRRNSKRRAEQIKACIEQAMQSEDV; encoded by the coding sequence ATGCCTATGAAGTTGAGCGACTATGCCAAACAGGTCGGCGTGACCTATAAGACCGCCTGGAAATGGTGGCAAGCTGGGCAACTGGATGCCTACCAGTTGCCCACTGGCACGGTCATTGTGCGCGAACCCCGTCCCGCTCCGTCTGGTGTGGCGCTCTATGCCCGCGTTTCGTCTGCGGACCAGAAGGCGGATGCCACTCGTCAGATGGAGCGCCTACGGGGGTACGCAGCCGCGCGAGGCTATCAGGTGACCGTGGAAGTGACCGAGATTGCTTCTGGCCTCAACGATGACCGCCCCAAGCTGAAGAAGTTACTCACCAGTCCCAAGATTAGCGTGCTGGTGGTGGACCATCGAGACCGACTCACCCGCTTTGGCTATGGCTACATTACCACCCTCTTGGAGCAGCAGGGCCGTCGGGTAGAAGCCATCTCTCCGAGTGATACCGGAGATGATCTGGTAGACGACTTCGTGGCGGTGATTACCAGCATGGCGGCGCGTATCTATGGCCGCCGGAACAGCAAACGTCGGGCAGAACAGATTAAAGCCTGCATTGAGCAGGCCATGCAAAGCGAGGATGTCTGA